The Paenibacillus sp. FSL R7-0204 genome includes a region encoding these proteins:
- a CDS encoding HesB/YadR/YfhF family protein, whose amino-acid sequence MNILISPEAAAWFKRELSLQEGAYIRLFPRYSSGGGLHPGFSLGIATELPGRPAVQFREGGLTFYMEEQDLWYMEGYNLSIVYSQADDDIEYKYEPVPVA is encoded by the coding sequence ATGAACATATTAATTAGTCCGGAAGCAGCCGCCTGGTTCAAAAGAGAACTGAGCCTCCAGGAGGGTGCATATATCCGGTTGTTTCCCCGGTACAGCTCAGGCGGAGGCCTGCATCCAGGCTTCTCGCTGGGCATTGCCACCGAGCTGCCTGGACGTCCTGCTGTGCAGTTCAGGGAAGGCGGCTTGACCTTCTATATGGAAGAGCAGGACCTGTGGTATATGGAGGGGTACAATCTGTCTATTGTCTATTCGCAGGCGGACGATGACATCGAATACAAGTATGAGCCTGTGCCGGTGGCATAA
- a CDS encoding ADP-heptose synthase, which yields MPRQFVTEAVMMAIYGQLLIPRSPVEYIVPYTTIMELYELRDSDEPVMSQADDDKHVRLRIRELINYFEEPLNAKKINRCLNVPWAKSSGILLGGHAQITIINSVDNASYGEAFDPIETELLLASQREKVPILTDQFELIQRIIEGGVPVQVYDIDDFEFAMEEETFRSSH from the coding sequence ATGCCCAGACAATTTGTGACGGAAGCCGTCATGATGGCGATTTACGGCCAGCTTCTCATCCCGCGGAGCCCTGTAGAATATATAGTCCCTTATACCACAATTATGGAGCTTTACGAGCTGCGGGACAGCGATGAGCCGGTGATGAGCCAGGCGGATGATGACAAGCATGTCAGACTCAGAATCCGCGAGCTGATCAACTATTTCGAGGAGCCGCTCAATGCCAAGAAGATCAACCGCTGCCTGAACGTCCCCTGGGCCAAAAGCTCCGGTATCCTCCTCGGCGGACACGCGCAGATCACCATTATCAACAGCGTTGACAATGCCTCCTACGGAGAAGCATTCGATCCGATTGAGACAGAACTGCTGCTGGCGTCCCAGCGTGAGAAGGTGCCAATTCTGACCGACCAGTTCGAGCTGATCCAGCGCATCATCGAAGGCGGAGTTCCCGTCCAGGTCTATGACATTGATGATTTCGAGTTCGCCATGGAGGAAGAAACCTTCCGCAGCTCGCACTGA
- a CDS encoding ABC transporter ATP-binding protein, with protein sequence MKPWKSYYTFVRPYMKWIVLTLIIGMVKFSIPLTLPMILKYVVDELLGNPALTIAERVSKLMTVICGGLILFVIVRGPVEYYRQYFAQLITSKVLFDMRNKLYGHLQRLSLRYYQNTKVGEAISRFINDVEQSKNLVEVGMMNVWLDMFTLLFALGFMLYLNPVLTLVAIAILPLYGIAVNTLYKRLKVLTKDRSQALAVIQGYLHERIQGIAVIRSFTMERVDLQQFEEINGKFLQKALAQTRWNAFTFAIINTLTDIAPLLVIGYGGYQVIQGNLTLGTFVAFFGYLDRMYAPLRRLINSSTVLTQASASLERVLELLNEPYDIVDAPGAKPLLKAAGKIEFNNVWFKYSDEHEWVLRDINLSIAPGQTVAFVGMSGGGKSSLISLIPRFYDISEGSLRMDGHDIRTLTQESLRRTVGMVLQDNFLFSGSVRDNIRFGNPEAGEEEVMKAAVSANAHDFIMQLPEGYDTEVGERGVKLSGGQKQRVAIARVFLKDPKVLILDEATSALDLESEHLIQQALQSLASERTTLIVAHRLSTITHADQIIVLENGGITERGTHEELMGLAGSYARLFNVQRLDA encoded by the coding sequence GTGAAACCTTGGAAATCTTATTATACCTTTGTTCGGCCGTATATGAAATGGATTGTGCTCACTCTGATCATCGGGATGGTCAAATTCAGCATTCCGCTGACGCTGCCGATGATTCTGAAATATGTAGTCGATGAGCTATTGGGCAATCCGGCACTGACGATAGCGGAGCGGGTCTCGAAGCTGATGACGGTGATATGCGGGGGCTTGATTCTGTTCGTGATTGTCCGCGGGCCGGTGGAGTATTACCGTCAGTATTTCGCTCAGCTGATTACGAGCAAGGTCCTCTTCGATATGCGAAATAAGCTCTACGGGCATCTGCAGCGGCTGTCGCTGCGTTATTACCAGAATACGAAGGTGGGAGAGGCCATCTCCCGGTTCATCAACGATGTGGAGCAGTCGAAGAATCTCGTTGAGGTCGGAATGATGAATGTCTGGCTGGATATGTTCACCCTGCTCTTCGCCCTGGGCTTCATGCTCTATCTGAATCCGGTGCTGACGCTGGTGGCGATTGCGATTTTGCCGCTGTATGGCATTGCCGTCAATACGCTGTACAAGCGTCTCAAGGTACTGACCAAAGACCGGTCGCAGGCACTTGCCGTCATTCAGGGCTATCTGCATGAACGGATTCAGGGGATTGCCGTCATCCGCAGCTTCACGATGGAGCGGGTAGACCTGCAGCAGTTCGAGGAGATCAACGGCAAGTTCCTGCAAAAAGCGCTGGCGCAAACGCGGTGGAATGCCTTCACCTTCGCGATTATTAACACCCTGACTGATATTGCTCCGCTGCTTGTCATTGGATATGGGGGATACCAGGTGATCCAAGGCAATCTGACGCTCGGAACCTTCGTGGCCTTCTTCGGTTACCTGGACCGGATGTATGCGCCGCTGCGCCGGCTGATCAATTCCTCGACGGTACTGACCCAGGCATCGGCTTCGCTGGAACGTGTGCTGGAGCTGCTGAATGAGCCGTATGATATTGTTGATGCTCCGGGCGCGAAGCCGCTGCTGAAGGCAGCAGGGAAGATTGAATTCAACAATGTGTGGTTTAAGTATAGCGACGAGCACGAGTGGGTGCTGCGGGACATTAATCTGAGCATCGCTCCGGGCCAGACGGTGGCTTTTGTCGGGATGAGCGGGGGCGGAAAATCCTCGCTGATCAGCCTGATTCCCCGCTTCTACGACATCAGCGAAGGCAGTCTGCGCATGGACGGACACGATATCCGCACGCTGACCCAGGAGAGTCTGAGGCGGACGGTGGGCATGGTGCTGCAGGATAATTTCCTGTTCAGCGGCTCGGTACGCGACAATATCAGGTTCGGGAACCCGGAAGCGGGGGAAGAGGAGGTCATGAAGGCGGCGGTGTCCGCGAATGCCCACGACTTCATCATGCAGCTGCCGGAAGGTTATGATACCGAGGTGGGGGAGCGGGGTGTGAAGCTGTCCGGCGGACAAAAGCAGCGCGTGGCGATTGCACGGGTGTTCCTGAAAGACCCCAAGGTGCTGATTCTGGACGAAGCGACCTCCGCGCTGGATCTGGAGTCCGAGCATCTGATCCAGCAGGCATTGCAGTCCCTCGCATCCGAGCGGACAACGTTGATTGTGGCCCACAGGCTGTCCACGATTACCCATGCCGACCAGATTATCGTACTGGAGAACGGCGGGATCACCGAACGCGGCACCCACGAGGAGCTGATGGGCCTTGCGGGGAGCTACGCCCGGCTGTTCAACGTTCAACGGCTGGATGCTTAG
- a CDS encoding DUF441 domain-containing protein, with protein sequence MDITSLLLLGLAALGVISSNSPITIAMVVLLLIRVLGLQQAFPWLEKYGLTVGIIILTIGVMTPLASGKISLQTVGQSFLHWKSLAAIGVGVLVAYLGGRGAVLMGSQPTIVAGLLIGTVLGVALFKGVPVGPLIAAGILSLLIGRM encoded by the coding sequence ATGGATATAACCTCGTTATTGCTGCTGGGTCTGGCAGCGCTAGGTGTCATCAGCAGTAACTCACCGATAACCATCGCTATGGTCGTGCTGCTGTTGATCCGTGTGCTGGGACTTCAGCAGGCTTTTCCCTGGCTGGAGAAATACGGGCTGACCGTCGGCATTATCATCCTGACCATCGGGGTTATGACGCCGCTGGCCAGCGGGAAGATCTCCCTCCAGACCGTCGGACAGTCATTCCTGCACTGGAAATCCCTGGCCGCCATCGGAGTTGGAGTCCTGGTCGCTTACCTGGGCGGACGCGGAGCCGTGCTCATGGGCAGCCAGCCGACCATCGTCGCCGGGCTTCTCATCGGAACTGTCCTTGGGGTGGCTCTGTTCAAAGGCGTTCCCGTGGGACCGCTGATTGCCGCCGGCATCCTGTCGCTGCTGATTGGCCGGATGTAA
- a CDS encoding YpdA family putative bacillithiol disulfide reductase, with product MLDVIIIGAGPCGLSAAIECQRQGLSSLIVEKNFIVHSIYLYPTNMQFFSTTPLLEIGDVPFTSPNDKPYRHEALVYYRRAAAQHQLEIAAYEEALSVLPQEDGSFVVHTVNKRGEEQERRAANVVISTGYFDQPNLIGIPGEELPKVTHYFGEAHPYSGMKVAVIGGSNSAVDAALELLRVGAKVDMVYRGSSISDNIKPWVRPIFESMVQKGSITLHLESRVTEITPASVLVTSSVNGEPTELDNDFVLAMTGFRPSRALLTSAGVQMDDSMDKPAFNPATMESNIPGIYVAGVIASGRNANEVFIESGRGHGKLIADHIVRTRLT from the coding sequence ATGCTAGACGTTATTATTATCGGCGCCGGTCCCTGCGGACTGTCTGCAGCCATCGAATGCCAGCGCCAAGGGCTTTCCAGCCTGATTGTGGAAAAGAACTTCATTGTCCATTCCATCTACCTGTACCCGACCAACATGCAGTTCTTCAGCACCACCCCGCTGCTTGAGATTGGAGATGTGCCCTTCACCTCTCCGAACGACAAGCCCTACCGCCATGAGGCGCTTGTCTACTACCGTCGCGCCGCTGCGCAGCATCAGCTTGAGATTGCCGCTTATGAAGAAGCGCTATCCGTTCTGCCGCAGGAGGATGGCAGCTTCGTTGTACATACGGTCAATAAGCGCGGCGAGGAGCAGGAGCGCAGAGCAGCGAACGTAGTCATCTCTACCGGTTACTTCGATCAGCCTAACCTGATCGGGATTCCCGGGGAGGAGCTGCCGAAGGTCACGCATTATTTTGGTGAGGCACATCCTTATTCCGGCATGAAGGTGGCTGTAATCGGGGGCAGTAATTCAGCGGTGGACGCTGCGCTGGAGCTGCTGCGGGTAGGCGCCAAGGTGGATATGGTCTACCGGGGAAGCAGTATCTCGGACAATATCAAGCCTTGGGTGCGTCCGATCTTCGAGAGTATGGTGCAAAAGGGGAGCATAACGCTGCATCTGGAATCGCGCGTCACGGAGATCACCCCGGCCTCGGTCCTGGTAACCTCCTCTGTGAACGGGGAACCTACCGAGCTGGATAATGACTTCGTGCTGGCGATGACCGGCTTCCGTCCCAGCAGAGCCCTGCTCACCTCTGCCGGGGTGCAGATGGATGACTCTATGGATAAACCAGCCTTTAACCCCGCTACAATGGAGAGCAATATTCCGGGCATCTATGTCGCCGGGGTTATCGCTTCCGGACGGAATGCCAACGAGGTATTCATCGAGAGCGGGCGTGGGCACGGCAAGCTGATTGCCGATCATATTGTGAGAACAAGGCTTACTTAA
- a CDS encoding DUF2087 domain-containing protein produces MQLDKIVAYHKALSDPTRLRILLLLSRGEVHGHALAEKLNLSQPTVTHHAAKLREAALILERRDKNTVYFKLNPEFIQAGSEASLKFIFAKGVEEMEEESPEHSLKESVLRNFFAKDGRLRQIPAQYKKKLIALQYMVEKLEPGVVYSEKEINEFIKPFYDDYATIRREFIMHQFMYRENERYELNPPELWTHWENVK; encoded by the coding sequence TTGCAGTTAGACAAAATTGTCGCCTATCACAAAGCCTTATCCGATCCCACCCGGCTGCGTATTCTTCTGCTCTTGTCCCGGGGCGAGGTTCACGGTCATGCCTTAGCCGAGAAGCTGAATCTGTCACAGCCTACAGTGACCCATCATGCAGCCAAGCTGCGTGAAGCCGCGCTGATTCTGGAGCGCAGAGACAAGAATACCGTATATTTTAAGCTGAATCCCGAGTTTATCCAGGCAGGCTCCGAGGCCTCGCTCAAATTTATTTTTGCAAAGGGGGTGGAGGAGATGGAAGAAGAGTCGCCTGAACACAGTCTGAAGGAGTCAGTGCTCCGTAATTTTTTTGCCAAAGACGGACGACTGCGCCAGATTCCCGCGCAATACAAGAAGAAATTAATCGCTTTGCAATATATGGTGGAGAAGCTCGAACCGGGTGTGGTCTATTCGGAGAAAGAGATTAACGAGTTCATTAAGCCTTTCTATGATGATTATGCCACAATCCGCCGCGAGTTCATTATGCACCAATTCATGTACCGGGAGAATGAGCGATACGAGCTCAACCCGCCCGAACTCTGGACTCACTGGGAAAATGTCAAATAA
- a CDS encoding DUF3939 domain-containing protein, with amino-acid sequence MIFKRAKKNLPPNHPTVTLPQIKQAVRQFEEDMPAPINRTALIQEDKSIDLNRLKRYLGGVPQQKFYMSSETFEIFEESDKLVPYYLDMVQSAVDNYISDTGKLPLLEDAWLPEVHYRLLSTERYLKETPPFPLYITDEEMMLTHRAEHFES; translated from the coding sequence ATGATATTCAAACGTGCCAAAAAAAACTTGCCACCCAATCATCCAACCGTTACCTTGCCGCAGATCAAGCAGGCTGTAAGGCAATTTGAAGAAGATATGCCCGCTCCCATTAACCGTACTGCTCTGATCCAGGAAGATAAGAGTATTGACCTGAACCGGCTCAAACGATATTTAGGCGGAGTTCCGCAGCAGAAATTCTATATGTCCAGCGAGACCTTTGAGATTTTTGAAGAATCTGACAAGCTGGTGCCGTACTACCTCGACATGGTTCAATCGGCGGTAGACAATTATATCAGTGACACCGGCAAGCTGCCGCTGCTCGAAGACGCCTGGCTCCCTGAGGTTCATTACCGGCTGCTGTCCACCGAGCGTTATCTGAAGGAGACCCCGCCGTTCCCGCTCTATATTACCGACGAGGAAATGATGCTGACGCACCGGGCAGAGCATTTTGAATCCTGA
- a CDS encoding HAD family hydrolase, with protein sequence MREVQALLFDLDNTLMDRDQTFRSFSTKFVQDHLGHLSEEQAVQVVEDMIIRDADGYRDKDGFFAELSEVLPWEKVLTAADIRAYYDETYIRHGAMMKHAVETLEYCRERGYPLGLVTNGGTDIQYGKIDLLGLRGYFRTIVISGEAGISKPDPAIYRLALERLGSTAEQTVFIGDHPVNDIWGAAQSGMDTIWLKRNHPWDESLNVKPFAVIQELEELRGII encoded by the coding sequence ATGAGAGAGGTACAAGCTTTGCTGTTTGATCTGGACAACACCCTGATGGACCGGGATCAGACCTTCCGCAGCTTCAGCACGAAGTTTGTGCAGGATCACCTGGGACATCTTAGCGAAGAGCAGGCCGTGCAGGTGGTGGAGGATATGATTATCAGGGATGCTGACGGATACCGGGATAAGGATGGGTTCTTCGCGGAACTGAGCGAGGTTCTTCCTTGGGAGAAGGTGTTGACCGCTGCGGACATCCGGGCCTATTATGACGAGACCTATATCCGCCACGGGGCGATGATGAAGCATGCGGTGGAGACGCTGGAGTATTGCCGGGAACGCGGATATCCGCTGGGCCTGGTCACGAACGGCGGCACAGATATTCAATATGGCAAAATCGATCTGCTCGGACTCCGCGGCTACTTCCGCACGATTGTCATTTCGGGCGAAGCCGGGATCAGCAAGCCTGATCCTGCGATCTACCGCTTAGCCCTGGAACGCCTGGGTTCCACGGCGGAGCAGACTGTATTCATCGGGGATCACCCCGTGAATGATATCTGGGGGGCGGCGCAGAGCGGGATGGATACAATCTGGCTGAAACGCAATCACCCTTGGGATGAATCGCTGAACGTGAAGCCGTTCGCGGTCATTCAGGAGCTGGAGGAGCTCCGGGGTATTATTTAA
- the rsgA gene encoding ribosome small subunit-dependent GTPase A gives MKLEQYGWNEEWNRKWTDKLRLLDDREYAPGRIAGDFGSKYRVITTAGEIWGELSGKFRHSLSGSGEYPAVGDWVVLAMQDGGAHAVIHGVLPRHSVISRKVAGPTQEEQIVASNVDTLFLVSALNDDFNVRRMERYLIMAWNSGASPVILLTKADLCTEPERKMAEMQQAAPGVPVHVVSALLGDGREELQPYIGCGQTVALTGSSGCGKSTMVNWLSGRNLQLTQDVREGDSRGRHTTTHRELFILPDGGIIVDTPGMRELQLWEDDGGLDLAFGEISTLAAECRFSDCTHTREEGCAVLEAAASGVLDGKRLQNYHKTQKELQFQNSKEARQKRKTAAASTKSTPPRAKAGSWQRVLDEY, from the coding sequence ATCAAGCTTGAACAGTACGGATGGAATGAAGAATGGAACAGAAAATGGACAGATAAGCTGCGGCTGCTGGACGACAGGGAGTATGCGCCGGGCCGGATTGCCGGAGATTTCGGCAGTAAATACAGAGTAATTACCACAGCAGGTGAAATATGGGGTGAGCTGTCAGGCAAGTTCCGGCATTCGCTGAGCGGGTCCGGCGAGTATCCGGCGGTAGGCGACTGGGTGGTCCTGGCGATGCAGGATGGAGGAGCGCATGCAGTAATTCATGGCGTGCTTCCCCGTCACAGCGTCATCTCGCGTAAGGTGGCGGGCCCGACTCAGGAGGAGCAGATTGTGGCTTCCAATGTGGATACCCTATTCCTGGTCAGTGCACTGAATGATGATTTCAATGTGCGGCGGATGGAGCGTTATCTGATTATGGCCTGGAACAGCGGAGCGAGTCCCGTCATTCTATTGACCAAGGCAGATCTGTGCACCGAGCCGGAGCGGAAAATGGCCGAAATGCAGCAGGCGGCTCCCGGTGTCCCGGTCCATGTAGTCAGCGCCTTGCTGGGTGACGGACGGGAGGAGCTTCAGCCCTACATCGGCTGCGGCCAGACGGTCGCTCTGACCGGTTCGTCCGGCTGCGGCAAATCGACGATGGTCAACTGGCTCAGCGGCCGCAATCTGCAGCTCACCCAGGATGTGCGGGAAGGGGACAGCCGCGGACGTCATACGACTACACACCGCGAGCTGTTCATCCTCCCGGATGGCGGAATCATCGTCGATACGCCTGGAATGCGCGAGCTGCAATTATGGGAGGATGACGGCGGGCTGGACCTGGCGTTCGGTGAGATCAGTACACTTGCGGCGGAATGCCGCTTCAGTGATTGCACTCATACACGGGAGGAAGGCTGCGCCGTGCTTGAGGCGGCTGCGAGTGGTGTGCTGGACGGGAAGCGGCTGCAGAATTACCACAAGACGCAGAAGGAGCTGCAATTCCAGAACAGCAAGGAAGCGCGGCAGAAGCGCAAGACAGCCGCCGCCTCTACCAAAAGCACTCCGCCCCGTGCCAAGGCGGGCAGCTGGCAGCGGGTGCTGGACGAATATTGA
- a CDS encoding FMN-dependent NADH-azoreductase, producing MSNVLFIKANNRPAEQSVSVQLYNEFLSSYKETHPQDQITELDLFAEQLPYYDNTLITGVYKAAQGFEATPEEAAGAALVKKYLDQFLAADKVVFAFPLWNMTVPAVLHTYIDYLNQAGTTFKYTAEGPVGLLTGKKAAVLNARGGVYSEGPAASAEMAVNFIMGNLNFWGFKETTQVIIEGHNQNPDKSADIIASGLQLAKTAAASF from the coding sequence ATGTCGAATGTACTGTTTATCAAAGCTAATAACCGCCCTGCCGAGCAATCCGTAAGTGTTCAGCTCTACAACGAATTCCTGTCCAGCTACAAGGAGACTCATCCTCAGGACCAGATCACTGAACTCGACCTGTTCGCTGAACAGCTTCCTTACTACGATAACACTCTGATCACTGGTGTATACAAAGCCGCTCAAGGCTTCGAAGCTACTCCTGAAGAAGCAGCAGGCGCAGCACTTGTGAAGAAATATCTGGACCAGTTCCTGGCCGCTGACAAAGTAGTATTCGCCTTCCCGCTCTGGAACATGACCGTTCCGGCTGTACTGCACACTTATATCGATTACTTGAACCAGGCTGGAACTACCTTCAAGTATACTGCTGAAGGTCCAGTAGGATTACTGACTGGTAAAAAAGCAGCTGTTCTGAACGCCAGAGGCGGCGTGTACTCCGAAGGCCCGGCCGCAAGCGCTGAAATGGCTGTTAACTTCATCATGGGCAACCTGAACTTCTGGGGCTTCAAAGAAACTACACAGGTAATCATCGAAGGACACAACCAGAACCCGGACAAATCCGCTGACATTATCGCTTCCGGTCTGCAACTGGCCAAGACAGCAGCAGCATCGTTCTAA
- a CDS encoding ABC transporter substrate-binding protein, which translates to MKGFKRLSLPFLLILVLGSVLAGCGSKSGDVKVKIGEVTRSVFYAPEYVALSQGFFKNEGLDVELQTIPGGDKTMTALLSGAIDVALVGSETSIYVYQQGAEDPVINFAQLTQRDGTFLFARTPDSHFTWDKVKGSTFLGQRQGGMPQMAGAFTLRSKGIDAGKDLTLIQNIDFANIAGAFASGTGDYVQLFEPQASIFEREGRGQVVASFGVESGYLPYTVFMSKQSYMTKNQDTVQKFTNAVQRAQLWVKAHNPEEIADAVMPYFEKIDRGIVVSAIGRYKEQDTYAVNPVIDDTEWNNLLDVIDHAGELKERIPAAKIVNNSFAEQAESTIKE; encoded by the coding sequence ATGAAAGGGTTCAAAAGATTGTCATTGCCGTTCTTGTTGATACTTGTGCTCGGCTCTGTTCTTGCAGGCTGTGGCAGTAAATCCGGTGATGTCAAGGTGAAGATCGGCGAAGTTACCCGTTCCGTGTTCTATGCGCCTGAATATGTGGCTTTATCGCAGGGCTTTTTCAAGAATGAAGGGTTGGATGTGGAGCTGCAGACGATACCTGGCGGAGATAAAACGATGACTGCCCTGCTATCAGGAGCCATCGATGTGGCGCTGGTCGGTTCGGAGACCTCAATTTACGTGTACCAGCAGGGGGCGGAAGATCCTGTAATCAATTTTGCCCAGCTTACGCAGCGGGATGGAACCTTTTTGTTCGCGCGTACACCGGACAGCCATTTTACATGGGACAAAGTGAAGGGCTCGACCTTCCTGGGGCAAAGGCAAGGGGGCATGCCGCAGATGGCGGGCGCATTCACGCTGCGCAGCAAGGGGATTGATGCTGGGAAGGATCTGACGCTGATCCAGAACATTGATTTTGCCAATATTGCCGGCGCGTTTGCTTCAGGGACCGGAGATTATGTGCAGCTGTTCGAGCCTCAGGCATCGATCTTCGAGCGTGAAGGCCGGGGCCAGGTGGTCGCTTCCTTCGGGGTAGAGAGCGGTTATCTGCCGTATACGGTATTCATGTCCAAGCAGAGCTACATGACTAAGAATCAGGATACGGTGCAGAAATTCACCAATGCGGTCCAGCGTGCCCAGTTATGGGTGAAGGCTCATAATCCTGAGGAGATTGCTGACGCGGTTATGCCTTATTTTGAAAAGATTGACCGGGGCATTGTGGTCTCTGCCATCGGCCGTTATAAAGAACAGGATACCTATGCGGTGAATCCGGTAATTGATGACACGGAATGGAATAATCTGCTGGATGTCATTGACCATGCCGGTGAGCTGAAGGAACGAATCCCTGCCGCTAAAATTGTTAATAACAGCTTTGCAGAGCAGGCAGAGAGCACCATTAAGGAGTGA
- a CDS encoding ABC transporter ATP-binding protein, producing the protein MLPVVELKEVTHAYLGDREASLAIEDLNLSVGQGEFVSLVGPSGCGKTTILSIIAGLLQASRGEVLLSGRKAAGPSPEVGYMLQQDYLFPWRTIEDNALLGLELTGRLTGSSRAKSLQLLADMGLEGKEQAYPAQLSGGMRQRVALVRTLATDPSLLLLDEPFSALDYQIKLQLEDLVSETLMRRGTTAILVTHDLSEAIAVSSRVILLQPNPGRIRRIFEIPEAIRRTPPLYARDLPGFAELFHEVWKEMELAGREEM; encoded by the coding sequence ATGCTTCCAGTAGTCGAGTTGAAGGAAGTCACGCACGCCTATCTGGGAGACCGCGAGGCTTCGCTTGCTATAGAGGATCTGAATCTCAGCGTCGGCCAAGGTGAATTCGTCAGTCTGGTCGGACCGAGCGGCTGCGGCAAAACAACGATTCTGTCGATCATCGCCGGGCTGCTGCAGGCTTCACGCGGTGAGGTGCTGCTCAGCGGACGTAAGGCCGCGGGACCTTCACCGGAAGTCGGCTATATGCTCCAGCAGGACTATCTGTTCCCCTGGAGGACGATTGAGGATAACGCGCTGCTCGGGCTGGAGCTGACCGGAAGGCTCACAGGAAGCTCGCGTGCCAAATCGCTGCAGCTGCTGGCCGATATGGGGCTGGAAGGCAAGGAGCAAGCCTATCCGGCACAGCTCTCGGGAGGGATGCGCCAGCGTGTTGCCCTCGTGCGGACACTGGCTACCGACCCCAGCTTGCTGCTGCTTGATGAGCCATTCTCGGCGCTGGACTACCAGATTAAGCTGCAGTTGGAGGATCTGGTCTCGGAGACGCTGATGCGCCGGGGAACCACGGCGATTCTGGTTACGCATGACCTGTCTGAAGCGATTGCGGTCAGCAGCCGGGTCATTCTGCTCCAGCCGAATCCGGGCAGAATCCGCAGGATTTTTGAGATTCCGGAAGCGATTCGCCGAACCCCGCCGCTGTATGCGCGGGACCTGCCGGGCTTTGCGGAGCTTTTTCACGAGGTATGGAAGGAAATGGAGCTGGCAGGGAGGGAAGAAATGTGA
- a CDS encoding ABC transporter permease: MRRKSQVLMVRSSLLLVFFVLWEAGARMGWIDELLFSYPTKVFGQIWEDMVSGSLWPHLGMTVGETAVGFILGTLIGTLLAVVIWWSPFLSAVLDPYMVVFNSMPKVALGPIFIVMFGAGFTAIVITTLSITVIITTLVVYNSFCSVDPNLVKVVRSFGASKSQEFCKVILPASFPAVVSTLKVNVGMSWVGVIVGEFLVAKSGLGYLIIYGFQVFNFTLVMSSLLIIAAVATAMYQLVVYVEKLLLSRR; the protein is encoded by the coding sequence CTGCGCCGCAAGAGTCAGGTGCTTATGGTCCGGAGCAGCCTGCTGCTGGTGTTCTTCGTGCTCTGGGAAGCCGGGGCCAGAATGGGCTGGATCGATGAGCTGTTGTTCAGCTATCCGACGAAGGTGTTCGGGCAGATCTGGGAGGACATGGTCAGCGGCAGTCTGTGGCCGCATCTGGGAATGACCGTGGGCGAGACCGCGGTGGGCTTCATTCTGGGCACCTTAATCGGGACGCTGCTGGCTGTCGTGATCTGGTGGTCGCCTTTTCTGTCCGCCGTTCTGGACCCTTATATGGTTGTATTCAACAGTATGCCGAAGGTGGCGCTAGGCCCGATCTTCATTGTAATGTTCGGGGCAGGCTTCACTGCTATCGTCATTACCACCTTATCTATTACTGTGATTATCACGACTCTGGTAGTGTACAACAGCTTTTGCAGCGTGGACCCGAATCTGGTCAAGGTGGTCCGCTCCTTCGGTGCCTCCAAAAGCCAGGAGTTCTGCAAAGTCATTCTCCCGGCGTCGTTCCCGGCGGTGGTCTCCACCCTCAAGGTGAATGTCGGGATGTCCTGGGTCGGCGTCATTGTCGGTGAATTTCTGGTTGCGAAATCGGGGCTGGGGTATCTGATTATCTACGGCTTTCAGGTGTTCAACTTCACCCTGGTCATGTCGAGCCTGCTCATTATTGCGGCTGTGGCTACTGCCATGTACCAGCTGGTGGTGTATGTGGAGAAGCTGCTGCTGTCGAGACGGTAA